The sequence GCTCCGGCCAGCAGTGAGAGCAACGTGGATTTGCCGGCGCCATTGGCGCCCACCACGCCATAGACATCACCGGGTGCGGCGGTGAAGTTCAGATTCGAGAAGAGGGTTCGGTGGGCGTGGCCACCTGCGAGGTCTTTGGCCACGAGTGTTGCAGTCATGGCTTCAATTCTAGTTCCAGTTAGGCACCGAGGAATCCTGCTGTGGCCTAGGCAATACCCATCAAGAGTATTAGTCTATTAGCATGCATGCAGATAATAATATTTATGCTCCGGATCCCTCCACGGAATTCGTTGAGCTGGCCGCCGAAGTCTTCGGCTTGCTCTCGGATGCAACCAGGATCCGCATCGTGCTGCATCTGCGGCGGAACGGAGAACTCTCAGTCAATGCGCTCGCCGAGCTAGTGGAGAAAAGTCCCTCGGGAGTCTCCCAGCATCTGGCGCGACTGCGGATGGCGCGCATGGTGACCACCCGCCAAGACGGAACCAAGGTCCTCTACAGCCTGACCGATGACCACCCGGCGCGGCTGGTCAGTGAAGCGATCAAGCAGGCAGAACATTCTGTCTCCAATGGCCGGCTGCCATTGCACCACCGCGCTGCGCAAAGCTAGCGCCAAAAGCCAGAGAGGCGGCAACGATGCTGAGCGTACTAGGAAACCAGTCCTACGCCAGGCTTTTCAGTGCCCAGATGATTGCCCTTCTGGGTACAGGCCTGCTTACCGTTGCCTTGGGCTTGCTGGCTTTCGATATTGCCGGCAGTGACGCGGGACTGGTCCTGGGGTTAGCAATGACCATCAAGATGGTCGCCTATGTCGCTGTGGCCCCTCTGGTCAACGCGCTGGTGTCCCATATTCCGCGCAAGCCCGTGCTCATTGGATCCGACATTGTCCGCGGGCTGATAGCGCTCTGCTTGCCACTGGTCAGCGAAGCGTGGCAGATCTACATACTAATTTTCATCCTGCAGTCGGCCTCGGCGACTTTTACCCCGGCATTCCAAGCAGTGATTCCCTCGATCCTTACCGAAGAGCGCGACTATACCCGCGCGCTATCGCTGTCCCGACTGGCCTATGACGGCTCTTCGAGTTTAAGCGTGGTGCAGGATGCTCAGCACGGCCGTAGCCCCGCCGTGTATAACAATATCCTGACCCGGTAATGACCATGATTCCGATAACCCCGACCGATCCGTTTCAAGTTCTTCGCCGTCAGGTTCGCCGCCTCGCTCCGAGCATTCGTCAACCGCGTACGAATGAACACCAGCAACTCGCGCCTCCACGCAGTCAGCGTCCGGAACAACGACTTCGCTTCCACCATTTTCGTTGTCTTCACCGAT comes from Glutamicibacter arilaitensis Re117 and encodes:
- a CDS encoding ArsR/SmtB family transcription factor; amino-acid sequence: MHADNNIYAPDPSTEFVELAAEVFGLLSDATRIRIVLHLRRNGELSVNALAELVEKSPSGVSQHLARLRMARMVTTRQDGTKVLYSLTDDHPARLVSEAIKQAEHSVSNGRLPLHHRAAQS